A single window of Danio rerio strain Tuebingen ecotype United States chromosome 15, GRCz12tu, whole genome shotgun sequence DNA harbors:
- the or113-3 gene encoding olfactory receptor 52K1-like — MRDPPVQNTSFTDFKLNGFYSLGDLRPFLFIPFFLMFSLAITANSLLIYLIISQRSLHSPMYILIGLMGVVDLLLPVFFVPNMLLNFLFNWSGISLTACLIQMFCLHFVGTFQTTLLLCMALDRYFAICKPLYYHKYKEISNFLKFVFAPVIRNALLIVIIVSLAGRLSFCATNVIDHCFCEHMALVQLACGDISINNIVGLLTVFFVPATDFILITASYVVIFTSVFKSGETRMKALHTCITHLIVLSVALTSAMIAFLSYRIRNDISSNNRIVISVMYLCFPSCFNPIIYGWRTKEIRQMFLKFIKNKLYPLK; from the coding sequence ATGAGGGATCCTCCTGTACAAAATACATCATTCACAGACTTTAAATTAAATGGTTTCTACAGCCTAGGAGATTTGAGGCCTTTTTTATTCATCCCTTTCTTTCTCATGTTTTCGTTGGCAATCACAGCAAATTCCCttctcatttatttaatcataagcCAGAGATCACTGCATTCTCCAATGTACATACTAATAGGTTTAATGGGCGTTGTAGATTTGCTCTTGCCAGTCTTTTTTGTTCCTAACATGCTTCTTAACTTTTTATTCAACTGGAGTGGGATATCTCTAACTGCTTGTTTGATACAAATGTTTTGCCTTCATTTTGTTGGAACATTTCAAACCACTTTGCTTTTATGTATGGCACTGGACCGCTACTTTGCAATATGCAAACCTCTTTATTATCATAAATACAAGGAGATCTCAAACTTTCTAAAGTTTGTGTTTGCACCTGTAATCAGAAATGCTTTACTAATTGTAATCATTGTCTCTCTGGCAGGAAGACTGTCATTTTGTGCAACAAATGTGATCGATCACTGTTTCTGTGAACACATGgcactggttcagttggcatgtGGAGATATATCCATTAACAACATTGTAGGATTACTGACTGTGTTCTTTGTACCCGCTACAGATTTTATTCTCATCACTGCTTCCTATGTCGTGATTTTTACTTCTGTATTCAAATCTGGCGAGACTCGCATGAAAGCCTTACACACCTGTATTACTCATTTAATTGTCCTGTCAGTTGCTCTTACTTCTGCCATGATTGCATTCTTGTCTTACAGAATAAGAAATGACATTTCATCCAACAATCGCATAGTTATCAGTGTCATGTATTTATGCTTCCCAAGTTGTTTTAACCCAATAATCTATGGATGGAGGACAAAAGAAATACGGCAGATGTTTCttaagtttataaaaaataagttatatcctttaaaatga
- the or55d1 gene encoding odorant receptor 114-1, producing MEDKTFNISYQEFYLIGFTDLQDYRRYLFIPFFLIFAFTLFTNSIIILVIVKESKLHAPMYILIGFVAALGFLQPIFAIPRILISFLFGRNMIYKSECLVQMFCLHMAGCFQSTVLVAMAVDRFFAITFPLQYHYYVNLKTSLIFGLALFLRNLVVVVSMVGLIAPLQFCKTNVIYHCVCEHTSVVSIACGDVSKNYAAGTVAFSIVTGDCVFIMCSYIVIFVIIFRSPPGDSRQKAINTCSTHLMVMVVAYCSCVVAYVGYRVSSIPRDIRVLCTMSYLLFTNFFNPVIYGIRTKEIKAQIVKYLSKNKVGSY from the coding sequence ATGGAGGACAAAACGTTCAACATCTCTTATCAGGAGTTCTACTTGATTGGGTTCACGGATCTGCAAGACTATCGGCGATATCTTTTCATTCCTTTTTTCCTCATCTTTGCTTTCACATTGTTTACTAACTCAATTATAATCCTGGTGATAGTGAAAGAAAGCAAGCTGCATGCGCCCATGTACATTCTGATTGGGTTTGTCGCAGCTCTTGGGTTTTTACAACCAATATTTGCTATTCCAAGAATATTAATCAGCTTTCTCTTTGGTAGAAATATGATTTACAAAAGTGAATGTCTTGTTCAAATGTTTTGTCTGCATATGGCAGGTTGTTTCCAGTCAACGGTTTTGGTTGCGATGGCAGTCGACAGATTTTTCGCCATCACATTCCCCTTACAGTACCACTACTATGTTAACTTGAAAACATCATTGATATTCGGTTTGGCTCTTTTTTTGCGCAACTTGGTGGTTGTTGTTTCAATGGTGGGTTTAATTGCGCCACTCCaattttgtaaaacaaatgttatttaccATTGTGTTTGTGAGCATACATCAGTTGTCAGTATAGCCTGTGGTGACGTGAGCAAGAACTACGCGGCTGGAACAGTGGCTTTCAGCATAGTAACAGGCGATTGCGTATTTATTATGTGCTCTTACAttgttatttttgtcattatattCCGCTCTCCTCCTGGTGATTCGCGACAAAAAGCCATCAATACATGCAGCACGCATTTAATGGTCATGGTGGTGGCCTATTGTAGTTGTGTGGTTGCATATGTTGGCTATAGGGTGTCTTCGATACCAAGAGATATCCGTGTGTTATGCACCATGTCATATCTACTTTTTACAAACTTCTTTAATCCTGTTATCTATGGAATAAGAACAAAGGAAATCAAAGCTcagattgttaaatatttatccaAAAACAAGGTTGGTTCATATTAA